The Dunckerocampus dactyliophorus isolate RoL2022-P2 chromosome 16, RoL_Ddac_1.1, whole genome shotgun sequence genome includes a window with the following:
- the LOC129168818 gene encoding four and a half LIM domains protein 1-like isoform X1 — MAASVHCFYCREDLGGRKFVRNEGRPVCVRCHTKFCANNCAECHRPISVESKELSHKGRFWHEDCFRCGKCYKPLAREPFTTKDDRILCGKCCSREEAPRCHSCYKPILAGTESVEYKGNSFHDECFTCCHCKRPMGSQSFVSKGSDVYCSPCYDNKFAKICVSCKKPIMSGGVNYQEQPWHGHCFVCSSCSKPLAGSSFTTHQDHVFCVDCYKNSVAKKCNGCQMAITGFGKGVNVVTYDGGSWHEYCFNCKRCSLSLSNKPFVTKGHDILCPDCDSN; from the exons ATGGCCGCCAGCGTGCACTGTTTTTACTGCCGAGAGGACCTCGGGGGTAGGAAGTTTGTCCGAAACGAGGGCCGTCCGGTGTGTGTGCGCTGCCACACCAAGTTCTGTGCCAACAACTGCGCCGAATGCCATCGACCCATCTCTGTGGAATCAAAg GAGCTGAGTCACAAGGGACGATTCTGGCATGAGGACTGTTTCCGATGTGGAAAGTGTTATAAGCCTCTGGCGAGGGAGCCTTTCACCACCAAGGACGATCGCATCCTGTGTGGGAAGTGCTGCTCCAGGGAGGAGGCTCCACGCTGCCACAGCTGCTATAAACCCATACTGGCTG GCACAGAAAGTGTGGAGTACAAAGGCAACTCGTTCCACGATGAGTGCTTCACCTGTTGCCACTGCAAGCGACCAATGGGATCACAGAGCTTTGTCTCCAAAGGGAGCGACGTCTACTGCAGCCCCTGCTATGACAACAAGTTTGCCAAAATCTGCGTTTCCTGCAAAAAG CCCATCATGTCAGGAGGAGTCAACTACCAGGAGCAGCCTTGGCACGGCCACTGTTTTGTGTGCAGCTCCTGCTCCAAACCTCTGGCCGGGTCCAGCTTCACCACCCACCAGGACCACGTCTTCTGTGTCGACTGCTACAAGAACTCGGTGGCTAAGAAATGCAACGGCTGCCAAATGGCCATCACAG GTTTCGGCAAAGGGGTGAACGTGGTGACCTATGACGGAGGCTCATGGCATGAATATTGCTTCAACTGTAAGCGATGCTCCCTCAGTCTGTCCAACAAGCCCTTCGTGACCAAGGGGCACGACATCCTGTGTCCAGACTGCGACAGCaattag